The following are encoded together in the Pedobacter sp. D749 genome:
- a CDS encoding cellulase family glycosylhydrolase has translation MKIKTPIVTMVVMLSACLIGCKKQELVTEPPETEKASVESVGAAGIAGVNWADGRDNFVDGWVIPSGLTAGDNYTTVSAKANAILTGFQTNMPGVNTVRLPINPPSVAEAWWGAYTGAIDRALSKNMKVILACWESASSHNGTIDNTTQFWAMWQTVVDKYGSNANVYFEPMNEPYSYSLAQLTAIYAEWLSRYPNVSKGRILLGGTGYSENVTGVGADSRFSGCLLSLHNYAFWATRSQSAWESDWRNRFGNYASRTVVTEYGAAMTTGKNYTGPVGSDNEIAYIVGSTNVFRNDKVASVYWPGLRDNDSYSIQNRGGSGTNITLTTTNASGLSRIRYGWGL, from the coding sequence ATGAAAATTAAAACGCCAATTGTAACGATGGTTGTTATGTTAAGCGCATGCTTAATCGGCTGTAAAAAACAAGAGTTAGTTACAGAACCCCCAGAGACTGAAAAAGCAAGTGTAGAATCGGTAGGTGCTGCAGGTATTGCAGGAGTAAACTGGGCTGATGGCCGTGACAATTTTGTTGATGGCTGGGTTATTCCGTCAGGATTAACCGCCGGTGATAATTATACCACCGTATCGGCAAAGGCAAATGCCATTCTAACGGGTTTTCAAACGAACATGCCTGGCGTAAATACAGTTAGATTACCCATTAATCCTCCTAGTGTAGCAGAAGCATGGTGGGGTGCTTATACTGGTGCAATAGATCGCGCATTGAGCAAAAATATGAAAGTAATTCTTGCTTGTTGGGAAAGCGCGTCTTCCCACAATGGTACCATTGATAATACCACTCAGTTTTGGGCCATGTGGCAAACCGTGGTAGACAAATATGGTAGCAATGCCAATGTGTATTTCGAACCCATGAATGAGCCATACAGTTATTCGCTTGCTCAGTTAACAGCTATTTATGCCGAATGGTTATCCCGTTATCCTAACGTAAGCAAGGGGAGGATTCTATTAGGCGGTACGGGCTATTCGGAAAATGTAACAGGTGTTGGTGCCGATAGCCGTTTTTCGGGTTGTTTGCTGTCCTTGCATAACTATGCTTTTTGGGCTACCCGATCTCAATCTGCATGGGAGAGCGACTGGAGAAACCGTTTTGGCAATTACGCAAGTCGTACTGTTGTTACAGAGTACGGCGCGGCTATGACCACAGGCAAAAATTACACAGGTCCGGTTGGAAGTGACAATGAGATTGCCTACATAGTTGGTTCTACCAATGTATTTAGAAATGATAAAGTTGCCAGCGTATACTGGCCGGGCCTTAGAGACAACGACAGTTACAGCATCCAGAACCGCGGCGGAAGTGGCACTAATATTACTTTAACCACAACAAATGCATCAGGCTTGAGCCGTATCAGGTATGGATGGGGTTTATAA
- a CDS encoding Crp/Fnr family transcriptional regulator: protein MNIENIYGEDKWAALGGFSPIITVFRSFHALTPEMEDIINRDTFPVRFAKNKHIASPLKYNRYIFLILEGAVHGYLKMGNKKITTWIAAENELAGTIRNLWENESSDEYIETIDPVFAIAIPHEMTKLLYENFPIANYVGRKMTEIYFQGASERAYICRLPTALKRYQRFLISYPNLINRVPLKYVASFTGMRLETLSRIRKKAPTEK from the coding sequence ATGAATATTGAAAATATTTATGGTGAAGATAAATGGGCTGCGCTTGGTGGTTTCTCTCCAATTATTACAGTCTTCAGGTCTTTCCATGCACTTACTCCAGAAATGGAAGACATCATTAACCGCGATACATTCCCTGTACGTTTTGCTAAAAACAAACATATTGCCTCGCCATTAAAATACAACCGCTACATTTTCCTTATTTTAGAAGGAGCAGTACATGGCTACCTTAAAATGGGGAATAAAAAGATTACTACCTGGATTGCTGCAGAAAACGAATTGGCAGGAACCATCAGGAATTTATGGGAAAATGAAAGTTCTGACGAGTATATTGAAACGATAGATCCGGTATTTGCAATTGCCATTCCGCATGAAATGACGAAACTGCTTTACGAAAATTTTCCCATAGCAAACTATGTAGGTAGAAAAATGACCGAAATTTATTTTCAGGGAGCATCTGAAAGAGCCTATATCTGCAGGCTTCCTACCGCGTTAAAACGCTACCAAAGGTTCTTGATTTCTTATCCAAACCTGATTAACCGGGTACCATTAAAGTATGTAGCATCATTTACAGGCATGAGACTCGAAACATTAAGCAGAATCAGGAAAAAAGCACCTACTGAAAAATAA
- a CDS encoding AAA family ATPase yields the protein MRIKNIQLKEFKRFDNLTIDLGESPKKIIALVGPNGCGKSSVFDAFEEKLKDFRYRDHEGASFFSKSLFYSEEGTISQPYDKNRSILIQTASGVELQRKSFYIRTAYRFTAKLNVTKIEKISEIQDGQDDPTSSIALDGRLVNNYKRLIEIAYSEFDASGNKTGDQIKQELIGKVNDILSKVIDAKISNLGNVLSGKGQLYFEKGNAKNFPYANLSAGEKEVVDIVLDLVVKVPFFNETVYCIDEPELHLNTAVQRKLLVEIEKLIPDNCQLWVATHSIGFLRALQDELKEKSQILDFSEDDYFNGIKTIKPMKPSRKNWQRIFQTALEDLTGLLAPKKIIYCEGKVSEPRANVEDGMDAKVLNNIFEEDYQEALFISSGGNTELDQRSNIAIAILGKVFSDVEILVLKDRDMNSGKPIDEGGRQLYLKNNKENHRVLKRFEIENYLFDKEVLKKYCVANGLTFNEQKYDTCFPDIINNQVKDQFNIVKSCCNIPGSIAAEKFKINLSDYITSDMIIYKELENEIFNRK from the coding sequence ATGAGGATAAAAAATATACAATTAAAAGAATTCAAAAGGTTTGATAATCTTACTATCGATTTAGGAGAATCTCCAAAAAAAATTATAGCGCTCGTAGGCCCAAATGGCTGTGGTAAAAGTTCAGTTTTTGATGCCTTCGAGGAGAAATTGAAAGATTTCAGGTATAGAGACCATGAAGGTGCATCATTTTTTTCTAAATCATTATTTTATAGCGAAGAAGGAACAATTTCCCAACCTTATGATAAGAATCGATCAATTTTGATACAGACTGCTAGTGGAGTAGAATTACAAAGAAAAAGTTTTTATATACGAACTGCGTATCGTTTCACTGCAAAATTAAATGTCACAAAGATTGAAAAGATATCAGAGATACAAGACGGACAAGATGATCCAACTAGTTCTATTGCTTTAGATGGTCGATTGGTAAACAATTATAAACGGTTAATTGAAATCGCATACTCGGAATTCGATGCTTCTGGCAATAAAACTGGTGATCAAATCAAGCAAGAATTAATTGGAAAAGTTAATGATATTTTATCCAAGGTCATTGATGCTAAAATTTCAAATTTGGGAAATGTTCTGTCTGGCAAAGGGCAATTATATTTTGAAAAAGGTAATGCTAAGAACTTTCCTTACGCGAATCTATCTGCTGGTGAAAAGGAAGTTGTCGATATTGTGTTAGACCTGGTAGTGAAGGTGCCATTCTTTAATGAAACAGTTTATTGTATTGACGAACCTGAGCTACATTTAAATACAGCAGTCCAAAGAAAATTACTCGTAGAAATAGAAAAACTAATTCCTGATAATTGTCAACTTTGGGTAGCCACACATAGCATTGGGTTTTTACGTGCATTGCAAGATGAACTAAAAGAAAAAAGTCAAATTTTAGATTTTTCTGAGGATGATTACTTCAATGGTATAAAGACTATCAAGCCAATGAAGCCATCCAGAAAAAATTGGCAGAGAATTTTTCAGACAGCACTTGAAGATCTTACTGGATTACTTGCACCCAAAAAAATCATTTATTGCGAAGGAAAGGTATCAGAGCCACGCGCTAACGTAGAGGATGGTATGGACGCAAAAGTTTTAAATAACATTTTTGAAGAAGACTATCAAGAGGCTCTGTTTATATCTTCTGGCGGCAACACTGAGCTTGATCAGCGATCAAACATTGCTATTGCTATATTAGGAAAAGTATTTTCTGACGTTGAAATTTTAGTACTTAAAGATAGAGATATGAATTCTGGTAAACCTATTGATGAAGGTGGAAGACAATTATATTTGAAAAATAATAAAGAAAATCATAGAGTTTTAAAGCGATTCGAAATAGAAAATTATCTTTTTGATAAGGAAGTTTTAAAGAAATATTGCGTAGCAAATGGCTTAACCTTTAATGAACAAAAATATGACACATGCTTTCCAGACATTATAAACAATCAAGTAAAGGATCAATTTAATATAGTCAAATCATGCTGTAATATTCCGGGATCAATAGCAGCAGAAAAATTTAAGATAAACCTCTCAGATTATATCACATCAGATATGATTATCTATAAAGAATTAGAAAATGAGATTTTCAATAGAAAATAA
- a CDS encoding PIN domain-containing protein produces the protein MSILNKIPISATDFVQNVFSVNPKPIFFWDTCALLDIIRLVYRNGDINTLKSIIEIKKLIDTNQIYSVCSQLTIIEWNEHFAKIMAETHESLNLTSDFHKNSVDMINHIFSSNYCSDHIGDKGLIAELEKIADGICQASTYLTTDEIAQNALIRVSKKQPPSAKKPEFKDCAIWETVLDVADKVKSYGLKFVYLTVNTEDYLDKARTPHRVHGSLIAEAITYNIHLEMKFIEAYNKIK, from the coding sequence ATGAGCATTCTAAATAAAATTCCAATCTCTGCTACAGACTTTGTTCAAAACGTCTTTTCAGTAAATCCAAAACCTATTTTCTTTTGGGATACATGCGCATTGCTTGATATTATCAGACTGGTTTACCGTAATGGTGATATTAATACGCTTAAATCAATAATTGAAATAAAAAAGCTTATTGATACTAACCAAATCTATAGTGTATGTAGCCAATTGACCATAATTGAATGGAATGAACATTTTGCCAAAATTATGGCAGAAACTCACGAGAGCCTAAACCTAACATCTGATTTCCATAAGAATAGCGTTGATATGATCAACCATATTTTTTCAAGTAATTATTGTTCTGACCATATAGGAGATAAGGGGCTTATAGCAGAGTTAGAAAAAATAGCGGATGGAATTTGTCAGGCAAGTACATATTTGACGACAGATGAGATTGCTCAAAATGCTTTAATTAGAGTCTCAAAAAAGCAACCTCCTTCTGCAAAAAAGCCAGAATTCAAAGATTGTGCTATTTGGGAAACAGTATTGGATGTTGCTGATAAGGTAAAGTCCTATGGGTTGAAGTTCGTATATCTTACTGTCAATACGGAAGATTATTTGGATAAGGCAAGGACTCCCCACAGAGTCCATGGTAGTTTGATTGCCGAGGCGATAACATATAATATTCATCTAGAAATGAAATTTATCGAGGCCTATAACAAAATAAAATAG
- a CDS encoding helix-turn-helix transcriptional regulator, whose protein sequence is MSSNYMTILNNIKAFANYIFIGSEMILEKEKIIVKRLGHHLKPLKETQKISYRKFHKRSGVNTGDVIKYENGETSPSFIIIKVTSPLNMPPCKTTHRITQFFMRFIAYFGFSGKT, encoded by the coding sequence ATGTCAAGTAATTACATGACAATTTTAAATAATATAAAGGCCTTTGCTAATTATATTTTTATTGGTAGTGAAATGATTCTTGAGAAAGAAAAAATAATTGTGAAAAGATTAGGTCATCATTTAAAACCTTTGAAAGAGACGCAGAAAATTTCTTATCGTAAATTTCACAAAAGAAGTGGGGTTAATACAGGAGATGTTATTAAATATGAAAATGGAGAAACCAGTCCAAGCTTCATTATAATAAAAGTAACATCACCTTTAAATATGCCACCTTGTAAGACTACTCACCGAATCACTCAATTTTTTATGCGATTTATTGCATATTTTGGGTTTTCCGGTAAAACATAA
- a CDS encoding NAD(P)/FAD-dependent oxidoreductase has product MITDVLIIGNGPAGLASAITLRQHGASVTVVHRPAVDVIRAGESLAASARYSLIELDLWDDFLAAAHPPCYGNSSCWGDDRLFFYDFIQSSFGEGWYLNRTAFQSMMLQKAVAAGVTLIETNRAFGLTREGMRWQYTEGHSHINAATIIDASGRNSWLSRQLGIKRIREDNQVAVVSLLASSNPLRSQQSLIEAVPDGWWYVSEGGEGKVVRIFFTDPDLHDRADWLDPLYWRRKSTQTRFVKHRVPVSRYSDVLPLQYTSAGSHHLEHYAGEGWLAAGDAACAFDPLSSHGIAFALRSGIDAGLAAKDELAGISAAGTHYHQKIQLAFHLYGEQRADLYGKETRWKDHPYWVRRHGEQKSAVAKDNVIIG; this is encoded by the coding sequence ATGATAACAGATGTGCTGATTATAGGCAACGGCCCTGCCGGGTTGGCTTCAGCAATCACTTTACGGCAGCACGGTGCATCGGTAACGGTGGTGCACCGGCCTGCAGTGGATGTTATCCGGGCGGGAGAAAGCCTCGCGGCTTCCGCCCGTTACTCACTTATCGAACTTGATTTATGGGATGACTTTTTAGCTGCAGCTCACCCACCCTGCTATGGCAATTCCTCTTGCTGGGGAGATGACCGGCTATTCTTCTATGATTTTATCCAGTCATCGTTCGGAGAGGGCTGGTATTTGAATCGTACAGCTTTTCAGTCTATGATGCTCCAAAAAGCAGTAGCCGCCGGAGTTACTTTAATCGAAACGAACCGGGCCTTCGGGCTTACAAGGGAAGGGATGCGTTGGCAATATACTGAAGGCCATTCCCACATCAACGCTGCTACAATAATCGATGCCAGTGGCAGGAACAGTTGGCTGAGCAGGCAACTTGGTATAAAACGCATTCGAGAGGATAATCAGGTAGCGGTGGTTAGCTTGCTGGCCTCCTCTAATCCCCTAAGGAGTCAACAAAGTCTTATTGAAGCAGTTCCTGACGGCTGGTGGTATGTTTCGGAGGGTGGAGAAGGAAAGGTAGTCCGCATCTTTTTTACAGATCCTGACCTGCATGACCGGGCAGATTGGCTAGATCCCTTATATTGGCGCAGGAAAAGTACGCAAACGCGCTTTGTAAAACATCGGGTGCCGGTAAGTCGTTACAGCGATGTATTGCCTCTCCAATATACTTCAGCAGGAAGCCATCATTTGGAGCATTATGCCGGCGAAGGTTGGTTAGCGGCTGGCGATGCCGCCTGTGCGTTCGACCCATTGTCTTCCCATGGTATCGCTTTTGCGCTACGCAGTGGCATTGATGCCGGCCTCGCGGCGAAAGATGAACTAGCGGGTATTTCGGCAGCCGGAACTCATTATCATCAAAAGATTCAACTCGCCTTTCATTTGTATGGGGAGCAACGTGCAGATCTGTACGGTAAGGAGACCCGTTGGAAAGACCATCCTTATTGGGTAAGAAGACATGGCGAGCAAAAATCAGCAGTTGCTAAGGATAATGTGATTATAGGATAA
- a CDS encoding LodA/GoxA family CTQ-dependent oxidase produces MSDIKQVIIHPAIGVARVGNSPDEYFLLPDLINEPITDPGNFRDSQGRIKRQAARFRLFGADEQGNIIRELTAEDGDITWTVHVANKKAAWYDFDLALDIPQATGVYPKYPPVESKLRNINVADSHRPRLVIDGGVVAISGINTNSGGNDSEFAFDKGTFYSPHGTDTPVYLGELRTDQNGSLLFLGGRGLSASYDGKMATTFANNNTWHDDTSDGPVDAKIKLNTGEVLEATGAWVLTAPPDYSPGIQAFVTGYDLLAQTASEMGQSVLPETPEFWANIYPMLQRMPLNGWVNAGIFKQYGWGSPGNLSTPEMVAKLSDASDQYFELRQAIFRQFRNPDYATMQAELFPPIYGDGLQSFKSSDTDPRNFMAVMPFQYEYLQQWANGNFTLNDKSGTVHYEDLSPAEQASQLDRTTLDETIGGPFHPGCEYTWPMRQPILYSAPFRIKRRLDDPLTFGPVLNSKIALAPGGPLDGSAAGDITKWMAVPWQTDTSSCLSGYVEIMGQYVPTFWPVRVPNDVLTEADYEVMISGSSSLEEKNSAFGNRVKWLRGVVYEYGYPSVKVSPYTKGINDFISQWPDVGILIQKEGNGDANFPDKMWVENGRTIGEEQITADAMLKAAPEHGQPAEDSGYLWMVERAEKRKRG; encoded by the coding sequence ATGTCTGACATTAAACAAGTAATCATTCACCCGGCCATCGGTGTTGCCCGGGTAGGCAATAGTCCGGATGAATATTTTCTCCTGCCTGATCTCATTAACGAACCAATAACCGATCCTGGCAATTTCAGGGATAGCCAGGGGCGTATTAAACGGCAGGCGGCCCGTTTCCGGCTTTTCGGTGCCGATGAGCAAGGCAATATCATCCGGGAACTTACTGCGGAAGATGGCGATATCACCTGGACCGTACACGTGGCTAACAAAAAAGCCGCCTGGTACGATTTCGATCTTGCACTGGATATTCCACAGGCCACTGGTGTTTATCCGAAATATCCGCCGGTAGAAAGCAAGTTACGCAATATTAACGTCGCCGATTCCCACCGCCCGAGGCTGGTGATTGATGGCGGTGTAGTGGCGATTTCCGGCATCAATACCAATTCTGGTGGCAATGATTCCGAATTCGCTTTCGATAAAGGCACATTTTATTCTCCGCATGGTACGGATACGCCGGTTTACCTGGGCGAACTGCGTACAGACCAAAATGGTAGTTTGCTTTTCCTTGGTGGGCGTGGCCTATCTGCATCATACGATGGTAAGATGGCAACTACTTTTGCCAATAACAATACCTGGCATGATGATACCTCTGACGGTCCGGTTGATGCAAAAATTAAACTGAATACAGGAGAAGTGCTCGAGGCGACCGGTGCATGGGTACTCACTGCTCCACCAGATTATTCGCCAGGGATACAGGCATTTGTAACCGGATACGACCTGCTGGCACAAACGGCCAGCGAAATGGGACAGTCTGTGTTACCGGAAACGCCGGAGTTCTGGGCGAACATCTATCCGATGCTGCAACGCATGCCACTCAACGGGTGGGTGAATGCGGGTATTTTTAAGCAGTATGGCTGGGGTAGCCCAGGGAATCTTTCCACTCCTGAAATGGTAGCGAAGCTTTCTGATGCATCTGATCAATACTTTGAACTACGGCAAGCCATTTTCCGCCAATTCCGTAATCCTGATTACGCAACCATGCAGGCAGAGCTTTTCCCGCCGATTTATGGCGATGGACTGCAAAGTTTTAAAAGCAGCGATACAGATCCGCGTAATTTCATGGCTGTAATGCCTTTTCAATATGAATATCTTCAACAGTGGGCAAACGGCAACTTTACGTTGAACGACAAGTCTGGAACTGTTCATTATGAAGACCTTTCTCCTGCCGAACAGGCCAGTCAGCTGGATCGCACCACGCTTGATGAAACCATTGGCGGGCCTTTTCACCCGGGATGCGAATATACCTGGCCAATGCGGCAACCCATCCTGTATTCGGCACCGTTTCGCATCAAACGCAGGTTGGATGATCCGCTTACCTTCGGACCAGTGCTTAATTCTAAAATCGCGCTGGCACCGGGAGGTCCTTTGGACGGCTCTGCTGCCGGCGATATTACCAAATGGATGGCCGTGCCCTGGCAAACGGATACTTCCAGCTGCTTAAGTGGCTATGTAGAAATTATGGGTCAGTATGTACCAACTTTCTGGCCGGTTAGAGTGCCTAACGATGTGCTTACGGAAGCGGATTACGAAGTGATGATAAGTGGCAGCAGCAGCCTGGAAGAGAAAAATTCTGCCTTTGGCAACCGGGTAAAGTGGCTGCGCGGTGTGGTATATGAGTATGGCTATCCATCGGTAAAAGTGAGTCCTTATACCAAAGGCATTAACGATTTTATCAGCCAATGGCCCGATGTAGGTATTTTGATCCAGAAAGAAGGTAATGGCGATGCCAACTTCCCTGATAAGATGTGGGTAGAGAATGGACGAACCATAGGAGAAGAGCAGATTACTGCAGACGCAATGCTGAAGGCTGCGCCAGAGCATGGACAACCAGCAGAAGATTCAGGTTACCTGTGGATGGTAGAGCGCGCTGAAAAGAGAAAGAGAGGATGA
- a CDS encoding FAD-dependent oxidoreductase: MKVTLLHIVEILKKHLPQDNIPEILFDSPLTNKEYNDKRQIFNTYFQFRPTAIVFCTNTEQVSEVIKCIRKYNYTGPLSVRSGGHDHEGECSATDGLVIDLSKMTKVDIKSELNYSTIQPGIMFMDLIKQMNARNVGLPHGTCYSVRIAGFTFGGGWGPWTRQKGMGCESLAGVTLVLGDGSYRTIIDNKLIPEYGDQPVVDLNEEDRKLLWALRGGGGMSYGIVTELIYKTFTLPDFTTKFTVAWQQKFGQDIPPAVDILKRWEALIGYNKNPDLLGTNLKIVAKFKDVQDTTPVDKSLHDCYFYGYFMGNKDNFVNQQDFEANLRKIIEENWFPEGEFGQYNVNFEDSIEAVLSNNVTNGSGKLTAIPDDNRRQWSTFSAWDRIVKWDTGQDKHPLLEGIYDTDSLPPHFQAIPPEIDKPAPHKITSRFAMVTDDENIASERRIKLIESLESNLLVTEGENQGMNTYFTLGAMTGSYYRDYDFNANQFPQGSSFAYKKCFYTVQYQAWWDNDGRENPKVQPYVNRALDWLEACRDYEIPATYGAFISFKDSSIPTRVYFQENYDQLKEIKETYCNDPDNLFSSRKTII; this comes from the coding sequence ATTGTATTCTGTACCAATACAGAACAGGTCTCGGAAGTAATTAAATGTATCAGGAAATACAATTACACTGGCCCCTTGAGCGTCCGTTCTGGTGGCCATGACCATGAAGGAGAATGTTCGGCAACCGATGGCCTTGTAATAGACCTTTCTAAAATGACAAAGGTTGATATTAAGTCAGAACTCAATTATTCAACCATCCAGCCGGGCATTATGTTTATGGATCTGATTAAACAGATGAATGCAAGGAATGTGGGATTGCCCCATGGCACATGTTATTCTGTACGCATTGCTGGTTTTACATTTGGTGGCGGATGGGGACCCTGGACGCGTCAAAAGGGAATGGGATGCGAAAGCCTTGCCGGGGTAACCCTAGTATTGGGCGATGGCTCATACCGGACAATCATAGATAATAAGCTTATCCCGGAGTATGGCGACCAACCAGTTGTAGATCTTAACGAAGAAGACCGCAAACTTTTGTGGGCACTACGCGGTGGTGGTGGCATGAGTTACGGCATTGTTACGGAACTCATTTATAAAACTTTCACTTTGCCTGATTTTACGACTAAATTCACCGTTGCATGGCAGCAAAAATTTGGTCAGGATATTCCTCCTGCTGTTGATATACTTAAACGTTGGGAAGCGCTTATAGGCTATAATAAAAATCCTGACTTACTGGGTACCAACCTTAAAATAGTTGCCAAATTTAAAGATGTACAGGATACCACTCCAGTGGATAAATCTTTACATGATTGCTATTTCTATGGATATTTCATGGGTAATAAAGACAATTTCGTGAATCAGCAAGATTTTGAAGCCAACCTGAGAAAGATTATTGAAGAAAATTGGTTTCCAGAGGGTGAGTTTGGACAGTACAATGTTAATTTTGAAGACAGTATTGAGGCCGTATTATCCAATAATGTAACCAATGGCTCCGGTAAACTGACGGCGATACCTGATGACAACAGGCGACAATGGAGTACATTCTCAGCCTGGGACAGAATTGTGAAATGGGATACCGGGCAGGATAAACATCCGCTGCTGGAAGGTATATATGATACCGATAGTTTGCCTCCTCATTTTCAAGCTATTCCACCTGAAATAGACAAACCTGCCCCACATAAAATCACTTCAAGGTTTGCCATGGTTACCGATGATGAAAACATTGCTTCGGAGCGGAGAATTAAATTGATAGAAAGTCTTGAATCAAACCTTTTAGTTACCGAGGGTGAAAATCAAGGCATGAATACTTACTTTACTTTGGGCGCTATGACGGGGAGCTATTACCGGGATTATGATTTTAATGCAAATCAGTTTCCGCAAGGTAGTTCATTTGCCTATAAAAAATGCTTTTATACCGTGCAATATCAGGCCTGGTGGGACAATGACGGTCGCGAAAACCCGAAAGTGCAACCTTATGTAAACCGGGCTTTGGATTGGCTGGAGGCTTGCCGGGATTATGAGATCCCTGCTACTTACGGAGCCTTCATCAGTTTCAAAGACAGTAGCATTCCAACCCGTGTTTATTTTCAGGAAAATTATGACCAGCTTAAAGAAATAAAAGAAACGTATTGCAATGATCCTGACAATTTGTTCAGCAGCCGCAAAACGATTATCTGA